The following proteins are encoded in a genomic region of Chitinivorax tropicus:
- a CDS encoding glycerate kinase: DRTTAGVGRLIRHALERGATHIEVALGGSATIDPAL, from the coding sequence GGATCGGACGACTGCTGGGGTGGGGCGCCTGATCCGGCATGCATTGGAGCGGGGCGCGACACATATTGAGGTGGCGTTGGGTGGCTCGGCAACTATTGATCCGGCCCTTTGA